A stretch of the Microtus ochrogaster isolate Prairie Vole_2 unplaced genomic scaffold, MicOch1.0 UNK138, whole genome shotgun sequence genome encodes the following:
- the LOC101994479 gene encoding LOW QUALITY PROTEIN: vomeronasal type-1 receptor 4-like (The sequence of the model RefSeq protein was modified relative to this genomic sequence to represent the inferred CDS: substituted 1 base at 1 genomic stop codon), whose amino-acid sequence MRNGEMAVGIIFLIQTVAGVSGNSYLVYNYLLLYFKEHQLKAKDLILIHLTLSNFLTLFCKGVPQTMVVFGVKCFPNDSGYKLLFYFHRVGRGVSFGSICLSSVFQAITIRPRHSSWAGIKIKAPQFIIPYIYLTWILSLLVNIDILEHMTGSLCNTNFTHPKDLIHYSSFPWEEPGEMLHVIYMTVPDAVCMALMLCASSSMVLILHRHKQRMQRMPRIRSSSRSSPEMRATXTILLLVSTFVFFYTLSSLFTIYLTFLLDPGWLTVNVTGVFSMCFSCLSPFLLIRHGFSSSMLCCTWIENRKSSLTL is encoded by the coding sequence ATGAGGAACGGAGAAATGGCTGTAGGAATCATCTTCTTAATCCAAACTGTGGCTGGAGTTTCAGGCAATTCCTACCTTGTGTACAATTATCTCTTGCTTTACTTCAAGGAGCACCAACTAAAGGCCAAGGACTTGATTCTGATACATTTAACTTTATCCAACTTCTTAACACTCTTCTGTAAAGGAGTGCCCCAGACAATGGTGGTTTTTGGTGTGAAATGTTTCCCCAATGACTCTGGATACAAGCTACTTTTTTACTTTCACAGAGTTGGCAGAGGTGTATCATTTGGCAGTATCTGCCTATCAAGTGTATTCCAGGCCATCACCATCAGACCAAGGCATTCCAGCTGGGCAGGAATCAAAATTAAAGCTCCTCAATTCATTATCCCCTACATATACTTGACCTGGATCCTGTCCCTCCTGGTAAATATTGATATACTTGAGCACATGACTGGTAGTTTGTGCAATACAAACTTCACTCATCCAAAGGATTTGATACActattcttcttttccttgggaGGAACCTGGTGAAATGCTCCATGTGATCTACATGACAGTTCCTGATGCTGTGTGCATGGCGCTCATGCTATGCGCCAGCAGTTCCATGGTTCTCATCCTGCATAGGCACAAACAGAGGATGCAGCGCATGCCCAGGATCAGGAGCTCCTCCAGATCCTCCCCTGAGATGAGAGCTACCTGAACCATCCTTCTCCTGGTGAGCACCTTTGTCTTCTTTTACACACTCTCCTCCCTCTTTACCATCTATTTAACATTTCTGCTTGATCCTGGTTGGTTGACTGTAAATGTCACTGGAGTATTCTCCATGTGtttttcctgtctcagccccttTCTGCTCATAAGACATGGCTTCAGTTCATCCATGCTTTGCTGTACCTggatagaaaacagaaaatcctccctaactttataa